In Polyodon spathula isolate WHYD16114869_AA chromosome 23, ASM1765450v1, whole genome shotgun sequence, the DNA window CACCATAACTGCATTAAAAGAAATCATAGAGCTCTGATACTTCCAGTGTGACTAATTGCTTTAGTGTGTCCATATATAAATGTACCACATTAAAAACACCTACGACTACACTTTATTGtgtgttaattaagcaatatCACACACCAGGGTGTGTTTCACTGTAAGATATCGCCCTCAATCAAACATTCTGTCTCCATCAGACCATTAAAATCCAGTCAGACCATTAACAGCCAGTGAAGTTTATTGAACAGGGGAAAGCAAACATATGTAGTTTGGAAATGTATCCCACTGGGCATTAAGGCCCTCTTTTTCGAGTCGAGTTATTCATTGGAGTAGAATCAAGACAAGGCTCCTGGCCTTAAACAAAACCCTTCAATGACGAAGTATTACTATCTGGGAGGCTGCCATTACCCAAACTAGGGCATTCGGAGGAAGACATGGGagccaaaacaacaacacaagaCAGACAAGAGTCGGAGaaagaaaagtaattaaaaggAGTTCTCCTACTCCCCAACATTTCCATAGAATTATTACAGACCATCTGAAACAAGTGCAAGACACATCCAAGCCACAAAATAATTCAGACTACTTCATATGTGAATAATTTACATGTGGTCATCCCAAACCCTGTTCATTTTCATAGCAACAGAAATGCCTTCAACCAATTGCCACAAAAGGGCAGTCTACATCCACTCAGCAGATTCAGCAGTGCAAATTAATGAGGGACAGAAATTAAATATGGAAGTTATTtgacctttaatggaactaccacagAATTTATTTGTAGAAACGATCTTGTCTATTACAATATTCATGCCCCCCACCTGTATATAGAATCCTGTCACGGCCCACTTGTATAATTTTGAGGTCAAGTTCCCTGCTTTGCATCCACTTTTTATCCacaccatctttaaacaacttcagtcttcAGTATGTTTAGCATTAGATGAGAACTATTAAAACAAGCTGATAGTTTGAAGATGGATGTAAAGTATGATAAGTCCAGTCGTGTTCAAACTCCTGCAACAAAGCATAGGCACGCATTGCAGACTACACTGCAGTTTTCTATCCTGTTCGGGGACATGAACTCACCGTGAGGGGAATGCAATGAATTTTAAAAATCCAGGCCATGTTCTCAGATAAGCCATGCGTGGCTACACTATCCTTCACCCTACAGCCCACTCTGCTCTTTTAACACTCTACCagtgcttttgtattttattttctcatatCTTAATTAAATGAACTACTCTGATTTGTGTTGTCTCTTCCACCACCAAAGAAAGTAAAAGCAGGTTGCATCTTATTTCAATAAGGACTGCTTTCAAATGAGTGTAGGCACTGATGGCAATGTGGCTTGTGTGAATCAAATGATTTAACTTGTCTTGGACTGACAAACCAAGGAAGATATCCAACTCCTCGTTTGGAAAAGCACAACTTTATTAATAGTCTTTATTACAGAACAATGCAAATACagcacacaaaaaatacattattatacaaaaacatattgTATTCTCATACCCCAAACTTCTTATAATATGCAGATATTCTCTGCACAAACATTTAATACCTATCTGTGGAAAATACAGATACAAGCTTTCAATGCTCAAGTCACTTCTACTTTCTTCACTTTAAAATTCTGCAAGCTACATTTTACTTAATTGTTGTAAATGCAGCAGCATTTCCTTTGCAAGTCAATCCATTCCAAAACTGTTTAAGTGCAGGAAAATTGAAAAACCGTCAGAAAATCTGGCAGTTGGGCTCTGGTACACATTAACAAAAGGTATATTGTACATAGTCAGCATAACAGCAATGGACCTTTAAAAGGTGGTGGGGGTAAAACGGCAAGCTTCCCAGTCAAAGAGGAGTTAAAGCCACCTTGTACATAAGCAGTTTGGGAAAGGCACCTCAAAACTAGTGGTTAGGTTGTCtctgaaataaatacagctaCTGAGATCTAACTTTTAATTTAGCATGAAGATCCAATCAGGCCGCTGGAAGGTCAAATTCCATTGTCCAAGTACGGTGCTCTACTCAAGTTAGAGAGCATTACTAAATCATTTCAAACTTAAAACTTGATGAAAATCAACAAGGATGCAAAAGAAAAGGGGAGGGACAGACATGTTTCAAGGTCTCTCACTGCATACATTCATGCAATTAATAAATTCACTTCTATATGCAGGACAGTTTTTTCAATTCCTTAAACTGAAAATATGTTCATACTCATTTACCTTATGAAAGTCCTTTAAGGACGATGTCAGTATCCCTCTGATTTAAACaagcaaactgtaataaaaatacatttgtaaccaGTAGTTAAGCAAGTAAGAGGCTTCAGCTGTTTCTTTTCTTGCCCCCAGTGCTTGGTACTTATCAGTCACTTTTGTGTCACGGCCCAGTGGCAGTTTGGTACCCAGCAGTGTGAAGCTCGAAGGCTTGTTGGCTCGGTCCAGGGTTTTAGAACTGCTGAACAATCAGCTTTTTTTTGATGTCGTGGGAATATTTATTCAGCTTGAAGAGGTCGCTGTCGTAGAATGCAGACAGGTTGTGTATGTTGATCTGACGAGCCTAAAAAAAGATGTCAAACAGACAAGTCATACATTTAAGCAGAATAAGGAAATGCGTGTAACATCTCATACCGAAAGAAGGCAACGACAGTACAAAAGTGCACACACATGTGTAGGCCTGGTCAAGATTTGCCAACTGAGTCTTAGTCAGCAGTACATAAACATGTGtcaggaggtggggggggggggtgaagaaGAATTACTTAAACATTACTCTTATGAAGGCACTACACTAACATTACATGTGGTTTTCACAGAACAGTCTTAATGGGTTAATACAAGTTTCCTAGGTTTGTTTCATTGAAtctaaatcctttaaaaaaaaggacagcaccTAGGTACTTAGCCATTCACGACTGTATGGCTCCATGCATACTAATAGCCTTTCAGCAGGACCTTCTGGGAGAGTCAGAAATGGGTGAGTTTTGCCACAGCATTGGTGCATTAATGCCTGCCTGTGGGTCAACGGAAGGCCTGGCATCCTCCTGATAAAGATTCCGAGACCTGGTTTCTAACTTTCTCCCAGAAGCTTCACTGGCATACAATGAACTCACTGCAGTTCAGAGTCCATGCACAAAGCAGAATGCTTTAGGAGAACAAAGTGACTGTGTTAGCTGCAACAGCACTTTTCTGTTTAAGAAACAATGTTACAGAATTATTCTCAGGTGAAATAGCATAATGATAACGTTAATACTGGTAAGACAACAAACAACTAGTGGGCTTTTTTTGCAATGAAACTGAAATGCACACCTCATTGTAAGATAGATAGTAAACTTAAGTCTATGTTGGTATTATACAATAAAAGGGACCAAAATTTAAATTACATAAGCGGTGTTTTGAAGTAGAAAATAGTCTAATATTGTAAACACAAGAAATCTAACTGTACTTAATATTTGGAAAACCCAATATAAACCTACTCTAACCACATAACAGAACTTACAGCTCACTTTCCAAATTATGATGACATGGCAATTTGTTCTTGTATCATTCCTTCACTACGGAAGGACTGGCCAAGCCTATTGCACCACTGCACAAGTCTTTACCATAACATTGACAAAGGATTACATAAATACCAGACAGACTCCAGAATGCCCTCAGTGTTCCAGAGCTCCACATACCTTGTCAGCTAAGTCCTTCTCTGCTATCTCGATGGTGTCGTGCTGCACCCCATAGCGATTGCGTTGGTACGTGACCTGCTCTGCCACCAGCTGCTTCAGAATGAACAGCAGCAGCTCGTTATTGTCTCTCTTGAAGGCCAGGTAACGTGCAAATGTCTACAGGGAAGAAGCACAGTACACAAGTTGCTCCTGAGTAAGAAAGAAAAAGCCTCTGAACTTTGTATACAGCATTCATGCTTTCTACCAGGTACCAAAGTGCCATCTGGTGGTTAAATACTGCCACTGCTTTAACGTAACAGTACacactgtaaaaacacattaCTAACTGAAACTTCCACTGAAATGTCACAAGATAATTTAAGTTTGAAACAAATTTGTAGTATCACTTTACTACCATAATCTGTGACTACACTGTTCACGGTTCTAAAGTTCTGCGGTTGTTCTAACTTTTCACCTGTTTCTAGCTACAGCACTTAGGAACGCATTTTTAAGTCAAGTTACAATTCACGATTGAAGACCTATTGCACCACAACCTCTTACAGGAGCCACCTGTATAGCATAACTTCCACAGAAgctgttatttatatatacacaatgtaGAAGTGTTAAAGGTAAGCCTGtgcgccctcaccttcctcatgCTTCTCATCACGCTGAATTTCTGAGTATCGATAAAGCTCTCCAGCATGACGCGGATGGCCATGTTGACGTCGTCCTCCATCACATAGTCACGCAGATGCATGCGGGCGTGAGCCTCCGCCATGCGAATCATGGATTCAATGTGTCGCACAGTGATTGGAATACTGCCCGTCGCCTAGAAGGGACAGTCATCAACCTCAGCTTtgaatagaaatacattttccttGCGAAAACCGATTCCAAAATGAATGCGGAAACTAGAAAGTGTTCCTCTGCCTCCCCCAACACAGAAAAGCTACAGATAAGAGCGAATTATACACATCTCCATTTAATGGTTAGGTGTTTGCAGGGAACATTTTAACAATCTGCAATTGCACTAGTTACTTCCTCACTATTATGAAGGCCTAAACAGATTTTCAAAAAAAACAAGCGTTCATTGAAACAAACATTGTGTGTGATGCAAGCGCATGTACACAATGACAATGGATTCAAGGCATGTAAAAACAATGCAGGGCTTGCACTGCATTTGGTGGAGGGACTTTCGGAGGATGGTAAGATGTCTGTTCACTGTTCAGAAAAGACCAATATATTTACCATGGACTCCTTGCGGAGATCGCTGTACATCCTGGCCACTTTGTCCTGGTCCATCTGGTTGAGTTTGGGGTGGACCTTCTCCTTGGCGTAGATGATGTACTTCTTGAGCAGCTCCTGTGGGATAGGGTCCACCCCGTAGCTGTTGGGCAGGATGATGTCCTCTAGGTTTCCGTTGACTGCGTCCTTGTGGCTGGGGTGGTGCTTGATGTGACTGCTCACCACAAAGCGAGCCAGCATTTCATCCTGCAAGAGAAAGCAGGTCTTAGATCTCACTTGCACAGAAAAGCTAAATGTAAAGGGTGTTAAGTGCTGGCAAATGTATTGGTTCCTCTCCCAAAGAGACCGTTCAGTGCAAAACCCACCTGGACTGGGTCCACTGTGTCCCTGACCACACAGAGAATGTCAAATCGAGACACGATGGGCTCAGTTAGGTCCACGTTATCAGAGAAGGTCAGTGAGGGGTCATAACGGCCACCTGAAAAGGACAGTAAGGAGATAGGGTGTGTAATTTAGAGACAAACAAGCAAGcgtttttatttatgtaagtgGTTCTCCATTGCTGGAAGATCAAAGCACCACTGTTAGTACCACCAGTTGGGGCATTACCGATGGGGTTGGAGGCTGCAATGACTGTGCAGCGGGCCTGCAGAGAGGTAACAATCCCAGCCTTGGAGATGGAGATGCTCTGCTGCTCCATTGCCTCATGGATACTTGTTCTGTCTTGGTCATTCATCTGCAGAGAGAAAACAGGCTTGAGGTCAATTACCACAGCAACCAGAGCACTCAAGAAAACATTTTGGAGATGATCCTGATGTAATGACATTGGGGTCTAAAGTATACATTCGAGTTCCCATTTGATAAAGGGGGAAATAGCAAACctactttgttttttcttacaaatacaaCTGAAGTATTGCCTTCCAGAAAATGCCTTGTACTTCTGGATACAAATCAAAGGATTGCAAAGAAACATAATGCGTTACATATACATCCATGTACTGGCACCAAAACCAGCCCACTCACTTTGTCAAACTCATCAATCAGGCAGACTCCGCGATCAGCAAGCACCAGGGCCCCAGCTTCTAGTGTCCACTCCCTGGTGACAGGGTGCCTCTGGACGTAGGCTGTGAGACCGACAGCAGAGGCGCCCTGGCCCGTGGTGAACACTGCTCGGCTGGCCACCTTCTCCACATACTTCAGGAACTGAGACTTGGCAGTGCCAGGATCGCCACACAGCAGCACGTTGATGTCACCACGCACCTTGTGCTTCCCACCTAATCAAAAACAGTAACACCAGTACAAAAACATGCTTCAAGCAATTCCTTGATGGAGAAACATGTTCCTACAGAATACTTTAAATTGAAGGGAAACACTTAAGGTTGTTCCTTTTCCCTTGTGTAACATTAAAACGAGACTTGAGCATAAAGACAGACTTAACACGTTCTTAACAGTAGAGAATATTTACAATGGTAAGTAACAGTATGTTAAATTTAAGGAACAGATCAATTTTCCATTTAAACTAGATAAGATGTCTCTGAATTCCAGCCTACCTGGGTTTTTAGGCTCCCCTCCAAACAGTGCCAGGGCAAGTCCTCTCTTAATGTCTTCATGGCCATAAATGGAAGGTCCAATGCTGGCAAAAATCTAAGGGTTTAACGAAAACATTTGAGTCAGCTGATTTACATTTTGGAGAAAGATACTTCAGTTTTAATAGCCACATGGTTCTGCATTTACACGATTACTTCAGATTTTAAAAGCCTCTCCCAAAAGGTTTGATAAGAACAGCATCTATAGAACTGCACTCACCTTCTCCCCTATGCGCTCATCCTTCGACAGGCTCACAATGGCCTTGATATCCTCATCTGTCAGCTCTCCCACCGCCACCTTGTCATCCTTCTTGGAGATGTGATTGGCCATGATGACTGTGGCAAACACCGGGAAGCCATTGGATGTGTTCAGGGAGCCATCATAGTTATTTGTGTAAATACCAGTCAGCTCCTGGAGAGCAAAGGGAAGATTCGGCGAGTTTAGAATATATTCAAGCAGCACATTCATTGATTGTCTTTCTAATGGCAATGCCCAATTCCTGCATTAAAAGGAATACAGTCACCActgcaaacacatttttgaagAAACTCGACCAAGTCATAACTCACCACCAAGTAGGAGGTGGGTACAGTATCAATAAAGGGTTAAGAATGTCTAGTTCAAGGGTGGTCAaggttggcccttccactcctggtctttgttctaactCTAGTCAGCAGAAAAAAACTGGAGGTTAGACCCTGTTTGACTCACAATCTCATCCCCAGGTTTACAGCTGTCCACCAGGTCCGCGAGAAGGATGGCATCTTTGGAGCGAGGCAGCCTTCCAGCTGCCACCTTTCCTGGGCTCTCCTGGATAGTGATTCGCTGGTAGTTCTGATAGACTGTCTGAGAAGGAAAACGGAATAAGGTTAAGAGGTATATAAAAGAGCTACTCAATCGTACCCAGACATTCTACTTTCAATCTAAAGTGAAAGGCAATCTGAAGTGGGCCATTAATACATTTGACTTCTACTTTTTACACGTAAACTGGTATAAAAAATTTTAACACATGTAGTACTTGGCCAATGCTCAAACTGTTAACTGATACATCTCAAAGGGGAGCCCTGTGCGTGCTAATGGTCACCTCCTCCATGTTGATCTCGAAGGGTCCCAGGGACTGACACTCTGGACATGAGCCTGGCTTCACCTCCTGGTTCTGGGACTGGAAGAAGGGCCCCAGGAGAAAGTTGCATTTGTTACAGTTATACTTGACCATGCTGAGCTGAGGCAGCACCCCAGTGCAGCAGGTCACCACTCCGCTTGTGCGGATCAGCTGGTTCAAATGCAGCTGCCTGTGGAGAGAGGGAGAAACCAGCATTATTTAATAGTAAAATAGCTATACTTATTTTAGTAACACACAAGTGTAATACAGCTGTTAATGCAAAATTAGAGCCATCTAATTAAATCACATGTATCATCCACGTATGTATTCAGTGATGTCGATACTCTGTAACTTCAGTTATAAAGAATGACCTTATTAAGTTTGATCACACTTTACTGTATtaagtgtgtgcatgtctgtttccaaaatgttataatattCCCCTAGAACTGTGTTACCTAGCCCCAAGAAAACTGAATTCAGATATCCACACCAGCTGTAAGAATACAAGCATCTTCAGGGCGGTGAGCGTACCTGAGGGAGCGCAGCTCCTCCACCAGAGGCAGGTTACAAATGCGGGCGTGAATCTCGTGGGCAATGCGGTCATATTTAGGGTACATGGCCAGCACCACCTCCTTCGCCGCCTCGTCAAAGATCTTCAGCATCTCTGCGGGAGCTTCGGGCAGGAAGTAGGCCAGGACGTGTTCTCGAGCTGCCAGGTCCTCATAGTTCACAACCAGGCTCTCTCTGTTCTCTGCAAGAGGAGACACAGAAGTCATCAGGCTATTCAAATCAAGGAAACACTATCAATTCAGGAAACCTCAGCAGTACACTACTATTTGTTATGTTTGTCTCATATTTGATACAATCTCACTTCATGACTATAAAGCAAGATGTTCCAAGAAGGAACAGTTTCTGGCAGCCCCCATACTTTGCCTCAATGTTTTCTGGCTGGTTTCACAGTTCTTTTTTCAGCACAAATTGCATTTGTATTACGCAAGGCTggtgctaattaaaaaaaacagctgcttaaGTTATTATGTGATCAATGGCTTGCAGAAGCTGTTGAACCAAGAATTTGAGACAAATAGCACtgttagtttttttcttaaatgaggaaaaaaaacacaaatcaattaaGGTGGCAAAGACCACCCAACTTTGTACCTTTGCACATGTCGCTGATCTTCTCTTTGAAGACGTTGTGTCCATGCTCGTCCACATGGGTCCTCAGGAAGTTCTTGAAGCGGTGGTAGATCTCGAGGCGTGGGGCTGCCATGGACACCCACTCCCTGACAGAGTGGCCCTTCAGGTCCTCCAGGTTCTCTATGCTCTCAATCATGTCCTCATCATCGTCCTGTGGAGCCCCGTCAGCCGCTCGCTCTGCCAGTCTCCGCTTCCGAGCCGGCCGCTCCTCATCCTCATCTTCACTGTCTACAGCGGATGGAAGGAAAATGTGTTCAGCACTAGCATTGGCACAAATGTCATCAAAGCAACTCTATTGCAGATTCACCCAGgttaagattattttaaaatccaCACATGCAGCCAAGATCAAGCAGTGGTGCAAGAAATCAAGAGAATTATTATAGCTGCTTATTTAAGTGCCCTGAAATGCAATGTTGAAAGCAAATACAAAGTGTCTTAATTAATGAGTTCTTAACAGCGAGATGAATTTGCCAAAAGCGTGTCCTTGACATCATTTtagttaactattttttttttgactttcAAATGGAGTAATCAGCTAAAGATCAAGACACAcatgggggtggtggtggtggtggggggggggggggggggttgtcaatTTATTCATAGTCGAATTATTAACTTTAGCATGCCCCTAAAGGAAACCTCAAGTGAGTTGAGTGTTCAGTTTTTCCGTATCAGCCCCACTTACCGTACAGCAGCCCCCTCCTCATGCGCCCGCTCAGGCCCCTCTCCCTGTCCCGACGCTTCATGGCTTCCTCAGCAGCGGCTCGAGCTCCAGGAGACAGCTCGGACAGGTCCTCGTCATCATCCAGGCCTTCTGCCTCGAACTGGTCCAGCTCGGGAATCGCACGGTAATCCctacagagagggagggagagaggattGTGTAAGTGGACAGCAGAACGGAAGCGCACGTTTCGAAGAACTGGACTGCATTTCATGTACTATTCCTTTTGCAGGtgtagtgtctttttttttttttaatacatttttctataGCCTCTCCCCAGTTATTAACAACGCAAGCAAGGGCCTAGTGTAGCAAGTCTCTAGTTGGTATGTGTGATCAGTAGAAGTCATCGCAGTCAGGCAAACTGGCCCGAATGCTGCTCTCCCATGGGTCCTTAGACAAGAACTGGAACTTGGGAGCAGGATTTGAACCACACTTGAAACTTGAACCACCACTTTGAACCACCACTTCAAACTGTAGTGATTTTACTAGGTGAACCACTGTATACCCTAAACTAGTCTCCTGTGAAAAGCACTGCACATTTTCATAAATCGTAGTAGGCAATTTATCGGCACTCTTCCCATAGAAAGGTAAATACTGTTTATTTCTACAACATTTTTTATAGGGCTGTTTTCGAAGTTTCACAGTACCTGCACTAACCTGTTGACCTTGAAACAAAATTGAACCATACAACAGATTAAATGCACCAAACATTTATTACAACTTTACTAActttaattccaaaaacaaacTTGTGAGGCCACAATAAATAAACCCTAGCCTTAGTGCAGTTTTAATTACAGTAGTTTAAACCCTTAGTGCGAAGGGAAAGAAAGTAACCATAAAGTAGCCTAGAAATAATGGAAGTATTTTGCTCAGTGTTCCAGAACACCCTTCAGCatttacaagaaatacattacTTTAACTGGCTGTATCTCGTGTTGTCCATACCgaagcattttgttttaacatattCAGCCGTTTTCAGATTGTTTATTCACTCGTAATATGTCATTCTTTACAGCAGGAGAAATAATTTTTCTACTAAACATTGTAGTGACCAGTTCGTGCTCACTCCTGCAACAATGCAAGATTAGGATGCGCTGTAATCCTTACGAGTTACATTTTTCTCCTGgcgagtaaatgttgagaaatgtatttcccAGTTGACCCAGGGTGTGTGCTAAATTTGAAAGGAGTCAGCAATGCTTGAAAATATGTACACCACTGAGAAAGGCAATGTAATGCGTTTCTTGTATACTTTGCTGAGTGTTGAGTAACCTTTCAAATCAAATGTCTTTGTACTGATTCTACATAACATAGACTTAAGAAATACAAACATGTTGTTTTCTCACTCCTGTGAGAAGTGTGTTCTGTCTCCAGAAGCTGACTTACTTTGTATGTATCCATTTTAGCAGCAAGTATGAAGTGTTACAGGCAGTCCCTGGCTTTCCAGACAGAGCAGGTGGAGCCACAGAGACAAAGCACAGGCAATTACAAGCTCACAGCTCTGCCTAATATAACAGTAGAAACATGCATTTTGTGTTCTATACTGAGTTTGTTGGCAAAGCAAGCTTTTGCATGATTCTGCAGTACATCAATATTTCTAAAAAGGTGGATTTTGCAAATTTGCAGCACGATCTGCAATCTCGTTCTTCACAGAGAATTAATTACACTATACAGGGTTCCTTGTATCTTTAAGCAAAGGAACAAATtcagatcatttttaatgaatggGTAGAGTAGGTCACAAGGCGAGTCTGGCCACCTGATTTTACAGACAAGATCCTAATCTGCCTTACATACTGCCTATGATGATGCCTGTAGAGCAGTTTCTCTCCATCTTGTGTACATCTGTGAGAATATTGTTATTTAACAAGTGCTCACCGTTCCATGCCATCTCCAATCAGCTCCTCTCCATCATCTTCCTCCTCGTCAGGGAGAGCATCTCCCCCTAGCAGCCCCTCAGACTCATCTTCGAATGGGGGTAGGTCACGACCCGGGCTGGAGGTCAAGCCTCTGTTGGGGCTGGTGGCAATGTTGAAGGACTCGGATGAATCCTGGAATTTGAAAGAAAATTATTTAGCGGTGTGAGAATTTGTTTAATGCAGTACACCCTCCCAAACACACTTTAGTGGATTTCACAAAATGGCAAGGCTACATTTATTACTGATCCAAAGCAATTTGCATAGGCCAAAGACAAATAACCAGGCAGAGAAGAAAGAAGACACAGTAACATCAATCTTAAAGTACAGGAAGTGTCAGTTTATTGTACCTTTTCTTGTTTTCATATTGTATATAACGTGTAAATAATGCATTGTGTGTATATACTATACAGCTCTCTTATactcaagttattttttttttaagatcgcgtaacaaaacaatactattttttaaaacataaaaaacgtAAAATTATTCAAATATCTACAAGAAAGAAAGCACCGTATGGCCTATCTGTATTTGTTCTGTAAATTacttgtacagtacatacatatgagtaaatacatttaaaacttgcTAATGCAAACCTACATGTTCTAgaaatacacgtttattctcaatTTCAAGCAAAGGTACACTAATACTGTAAATTCCACGTTATTTGCTTAataatgtcaaaaataaaataaaataaaataaaaaacctacaTAACATGCACTTGGCTTAACAGACTGATATATGCAATATAAACCAGTTGAATATACAACGTGAATTCAACAATTATGTCGAAAATAAAGCTAAATcaatgtatatactgtaagtAAACTGCACACTGATCTGTCTGGTTTACATTGTGAATATTTAAACGTGGACTGTACTCACTGCCATTCTGCAGCGCCTGCTTCTTGTCTATATTCCGGTGTGTAGGAAACTGATTCTGCTTTTTCGCGCGAAACTCCCACGTGACCTTCCAAAGCCCGCGGAATTTATGAATATTTATTGAGAACCTTCGCTTTGGTCTTCTATTGGCCCACGGCTTATAAATATTAATGAAACAACTCGAGAGACCCCCAAAAAATGTTGGAGGGTAGGTGTACGTGTAATGCCATTTTAAACTACATGGATTTTTAACGTTGTCTAATGCTTAGTGCTGGTTTGTCTGTGTTTCAAAGAAACATCTTGTCAGATTTCTGTCAAATGTAATATAGCTGAACAAACGGGATCACGCTGAGGTGCTCTGTCATGTTTTACATCCAATATGGTGTTGTGCTACATTCTTCCAATTTAGTTATAATCTAGATATAGCCCCTACAATAAGTATGTAAACCAAAAACATGCGCAGTATATTTGCAGAGGTAGGAGGTTACACGTGGCACACGCACTGTTTTAATGTCGTGATAAGATAGATAAACTGGACAAGGAAAGGAATAGAATACTTGGAATAATTTATATGTTATATACAGGAATGTATATAAGATATTTCGGAAGCTGGACTAGAATGATGGGTGccagtaatacattttaaagggaGGAACTTTGTTTCGGTCTATTGGGGAGCTATTTATCAAAAACTAATACTGACCCTTCTACGCTTTCAAATTGTACGACTTTTATAATTGAAACAATGCTTTGTGCCAGACTTCTGCCATACAGAATATAATTGGTTCAGTCAAAATATAATGCGCAGCCAGAGTTTCTTGTAATGACTGTGATTGGGCTGTTGAACTGTCAGTCTTGCTTTGCGTTACATAATGAACATAAGGTATTGCACTTTTGGAAAACCTTAAAatattattagatatatatatatatatatatatatatatatatatatatatatatatatatatagatgattgCTGACATTCTTACATTAGACTAGAAAAACGGTTTCACTTTTGCTTTACTTCTTacatttgaattgaatttgaaatctattttgataagaatgtgtgtgtgcataaactatatatatatatatatatatatatatatatat includes these proteins:
- the LOC121297701 gene encoding DNA replication licensing factor mcm2; this translates as MADSSESFNIATSPNRGLTSSPGRDLPPFEDESEGLLGGDALPDEEEDDGEELIGDGMERDYRAIPELDQFEAEGLDDDEDLSELSPGARAAAEEAMKRRDRERGLSGRMRRGLLYDSEDEDEERPARKRRLAERAADGAPQDDDEDMIESIENLEDLKGHSVREWVSMAAPRLEIYHRFKNFLRTHVDEHGHNVFKEKISDMCKENRESLVVNYEDLAAREHVLAYFLPEAPAEMLKIFDEAAKEVVLAMYPKYDRIAHEIHARICNLPLVEELRSLRQLHLNQLIRTSGVVTCCTGVLPQLSMVKYNCNKCNFLLGPFFQSQNQEVKPGSCPECQSLGPFEINMEETVYQNYQRITIQESPGKVAAGRLPRSKDAILLADLVDSCKPGDEIELTGIYTNNYDGSLNTSNGFPVFATVIMANHISKKDDKVAVGELTDEDIKAIVSLSKDERIGEKIFASIGPSIYGHEDIKRGLALALFGGEPKNPGGKHKVRGDINVLLCGDPGTAKSQFLKYVEKVASRAVFTTGQGASAVGLTAYVQRHPVTREWTLEAGALVLADRGVCLIDEFDKMNDQDRTSIHEAMEQQSISISKAGIVTSLQARCTVIAASNPIGGRYDPSLTFSDNVDLTEPIVSRFDILCVVRDTVDPVQDEMLARFVVSSHIKHHPSHKDAVNGNLEDIILPNSYGVDPIPQELLKKYIIYAKEKVHPKLNQMDQDKVARMYSDLRKESMATGSIPITVRHIESMIRMAEAHARMHLRDYVMEDDVNMAIRVMLESFIDTQKFSVMRSMRKTFARYLAFKRDNNELLLFILKQLVAEQVTYQRNRYGVQHDTIEIAEKDLADKARQINIHNLSAFYDSDLFKLNKYSHDIKKKLIVQQF